In the genome of Verrucomicrobiia bacterium, one region contains:
- a CDS encoding DNA gyrase subunit B yields the protein MSKESELDDSTSVVAPAAATENYDSSKLGKLEGLEAVRKKPGMYIGGTDERALHHCVTEVLDNSVDEYLAGKCDQIDVTIHVDGSISIRDNGRGIPVDIHPQYKIPGVELVLTTLHSGGKYGQGGYTYSGGTHGVGAKCVNAVSEWFSVEVSRDGQVYHMRFERGKTTKKLEVIGKSKGTGTLVTFKPDPEIFRDTTDFKAERISQRLRELAFLNSDLKITFLDERVPTATREVFYYKDGIQEFVKQLSKGKQVLHPKPISFTGRRAYENQQDGPKADIIADLVMQYNDSYNAQLLSYTNTVHNPDGGTHQAGFRSALTRAVNQYAKQNELLKEKDPSVTGDDLLEGLVAVIAIKHPDPKFNNQPKEKLLSPEVEGIVSSITYEGLMSHFDANPPVAKRILEKGLNAARAREAARKAREAVRKSALTGGGLPGKLADCSDRDPANTEVYIVEGDSAGGSAKQGRDRKFQAILPIRGKLINVEKARLDKVLQNNEIRTMITAVGTGIGDGEGEGAFNIEKLRYHKIIIMTDADVDGSHIRTLLLTFFYRQMPELIKRGFIYIAQPPLYQITRKKRVEYVEDDAQLNRILIQIGTEEVRLRVLADNKELSQSQLAEILELLESLDKYARALRRHGGDFNDFVERRTANGELPRHLVKVRSGNDETVHYFHTEEDLAKFSAENADLKLFGEEEGDTDFIEKAKTGPTRRGKHVELHESKAIGDLLGKLGRKGLNVEHYSAQDKPLFELLEGAGEKETAKPLFSIAEILNGVLEVGRQGLQIKRFKGLGEMNPSQLFETTMDPNKRKLLRVDLTDAVEAEEMFTKLMGDEVEPRKQFIEDNALNVRNLDI from the coding sequence ATGTCAAAAGAATCCGAATTAGACGATAGCACTTCCGTCGTTGCGCCCGCCGCCGCAACCGAAAATTATGACTCTTCCAAACTCGGTAAATTGGAGGGGTTGGAGGCTGTCCGCAAAAAGCCGGGCATGTATATCGGCGGCACGGATGAGCGCGCCTTGCATCATTGCGTCACTGAAGTGCTGGATAATTCCGTGGACGAATATCTCGCCGGCAAGTGCGATCAGATTGACGTCACGATCCACGTGGACGGTTCCATTTCCATCCGCGACAACGGCCGCGGCATTCCCGTTGACATCCATCCGCAATATAAGATTCCCGGCGTCGAATTGGTTTTGACGACGCTGCATTCCGGCGGAAAATACGGGCAGGGCGGTTACACCTATTCGGGCGGTACCCACGGTGTCGGCGCCAAATGCGTGAACGCGGTGTCCGAATGGTTCTCAGTGGAAGTCTCGCGCGATGGGCAGGTGTATCACATGCGCTTCGAGCGCGGCAAGACCACCAAGAAACTCGAAGTCATCGGCAAATCCAAAGGCACCGGCACGCTCGTCACGTTCAAGCCCGATCCGGAAATTTTCCGGGACACCACGGATTTTAAGGCGGAACGCATCAGCCAGCGTCTGCGTGAGCTTGCGTTTCTCAATTCCGATCTCAAGATCACGTTCCTTGATGAACGCGTCCCGACCGCGACGCGCGAAGTGTTTTATTACAAGGATGGCATCCAGGAATTCGTCAAGCAGTTGAGCAAAGGCAAACAGGTTTTGCATCCCAAACCGATTTCCTTCACCGGCCGCCGCGCCTACGAAAATCAGCAGGACGGTCCCAAGGCCGACATCATTGCCGATCTCGTGATGCAGTATAACGATAGTTACAACGCGCAACTGCTCAGCTACACCAACACCGTCCACAATCCCGATGGCGGCACGCATCAGGCGGGTTTCCGTTCCGCATTGACGCGCGCGGTGAACCAATACGCCAAGCAAAACGAGTTGCTCAAAGAAAAAGATCCCAGTGTCACCGGCGATGATTTGCTCGAAGGCTTGGTCGCGGTGATTGCCATCAAGCATCCCGATCCCAAGTTCAATAATCAGCCCAAGGAAAAACTGCTTTCACCCGAAGTCGAAGGCATCGTGAGTTCCATCACTTACGAAGGCTTGATGTCGCACTTCGATGCGAATCCTCCGGTGGCGAAAAGAATTTTGGAAAAAGGTCTCAACGCCGCCCGCGCTCGCGAGGCTGCACGCAAGGCCCGCGAAGCCGTCCGCAAATCCGCGCTTACGGGCGGTGGTTTGCCCGGCAAGCTGGCCGATTGTTCCGATCGTGATCCGGCGAATACTGAGGTCTATATCGTCGAAGGTGATTCCGCCGGTGGCTCCGCCAAACAGGGACGCGACCGCAAGTTCCAGGCGATTTTGCCGATTCGCGGCAAGCTCATCAACGTGGAGAAAGCGCGTCTGGACAAGGTGCTTCAGAACAACGAAATCCGCACCATGATCACCGCGGTCGGCACGGGAATCGGCGACGGCGAAGGTGAGGGGGCGTTCAACATCGAGAAGCTCCGCTATCACAAGATCATCATCATGACCGATGCCGATGTGGACGGTTCGCACATCCGCACATTGTTGCTGACATTTTTCTATCGCCAGATGCCGGAACTGATCAAACGCGGTTTCATTTACATCGCGCAGCCGCCGCTCTACCAGATCACGCGCAAAAAACGCGTCGAATACGTGGAAGACGACGCGCAACTGAATCGCATTCTCATCCAGATCGGCACCGAGGAAGTGCGCTTGCGCGTTCTCGCCGACAACAAGGAACTGTCGCAGAGCCAGCTCGCGGAAATTTTGGAACTGCTCGAATCGCTGGATAAGTATGCTCGCGCGTTGCGCCGTCACGGCGGTGACTTCAATGATTTCGTCGAGCGCCGAACGGCGAACGGCGAATTGCCGCGTCATCTGGTCAAAGTGCGCTCCGGCAACGACGAGACAGTTCATTATTTTCACACCGAGGAAGACCTCGCGAAATTCAGCGCGGAAAATGCCGACTTGAAACTGTTCGGCGAAGAAGAAGGCGATACCGATTTCATCGAAAAAGCGAAAACCGGCCCGACCCGCCGCGGCAAACACGTCGAGTTGCACGAGAGCAAGGCCATCGGTGATTTGCTGGGCAAGCTCGGCCGCAAAGGCCTCAACGTCGAACACTACTCCGCGCAGGACAAGCCGCTGTTCGAGTTGCTCGAAGGCGCAGGCGAAAAAGAAACGGCCAAGCCGCTGTTTTCCATCGCGGAGATTTTGAACGGCGTGCTGGAAGTCGGCCGCCAGGGTTTGCAGATCAAACGCTTCAAGGGACTGGGAGAAATGAACCCGTCGCAGTTGTTTGAAACCACGATGGACCCCAACAAGCGCAAGCTTCTGCGGGTGGACCTCACCGACGCCGTCGAGGCCGAGGAAATGTTCACCAAACTCATGGGCGACGAAGTCGAGCCGCGCAAACAATTTATCGAGGACAACGCACTGAACGTGCGGAACCTGGATATTTGA